A portion of the Edaphobacter bradus genome contains these proteins:
- a CDS encoding TrmH family RNA methyltransferase encodes MTVAETLISSRANARVKQLRAAFAGNARLSDGLSAIEGEHLLEEAVRSAIALKMVFVSERRPIPRGLPHGVEVLRVTDDVFASAVETQSPQGIAALLAPPVHHLDDVLEGPKPLLVIACGLQDPGNLGTLVRSAEAFEAAGVLTTPGTVSAWNQKALRASVGSVFRVPVVPATAEEIAGLKRRGVRLLAAVGAQDAGVEAAQDANLRGACAVMIGNEGAGLSAEWMAIADARVTIPCPGPVESLNAAVAGSLLLYEASRQRAAAGAQR; translated from the coding sequence ATGACAGTGGCGGAGACGCTGATCTCAAGCAGAGCGAATGCGCGGGTGAAGCAGTTGCGAGCGGCGTTTGCAGGTAATGCGCGGCTGAGCGATGGACTGAGCGCCATTGAAGGAGAGCATCTGCTGGAAGAGGCTGTGCGCAGCGCCATCGCTTTGAAGATGGTGTTTGTGAGCGAGCGGAGGCCGATACCTCGCGGCCTGCCTCACGGCGTCGAGGTGCTGCGGGTGACCGACGACGTCTTTGCGAGCGCGGTAGAGACGCAGTCACCGCAGGGTATCGCAGCGTTACTGGCGCCGCCTGTGCATCATCTCGATGATGTGCTCGAGGGGCCGAAGCCGCTGCTCGTCATTGCTTGCGGATTGCAAGACCCCGGCAACCTGGGGACGCTGGTGCGGTCGGCGGAGGCGTTTGAGGCTGCGGGTGTTTTGACCACCCCGGGAACGGTGAGCGCGTGGAACCAGAAGGCGCTGCGCGCTAGCGTGGGGAGCGTCTTTCGCGTGCCGGTAGTGCCTGCCACTGCTGAAGAGATTGCGGGGTTGAAGCGGCGCGGCGTGCGGCTGCTGGCTGCTGTCGGAGCACAGGACGCTGGTGTTGAGGCTGCGCAGGATGCGAACCTTCGCGGCGCATGTGCGGTGATGATCGGCAACGAGGGCGCGGGGTTGAGTGCGGAGTGGATGGCTATAGCCGATGCGCGGGTGACGATTCCCTGCCCCGGGCCGGTAGAGAGTTTGAATGCGGCGGTAGCGGGGTCGCTGCTTCTGTATGAGGCTTCGCGCCAGAGAGCTGCTGCAGGAGCGCAGCGATGA